The genomic interval TTTTTAAAAATAGTTTGAGCCAAGGGCGCAAAGCTGGGGTTTTGACCGCGATAGGTATTGCTAGTGGTGTTTGCATCCATGTTGGTTATTCAATTATTGGTATTGGTCACTTTATTTCACAAAATGATTTACTGTTTAATTTGGTTAAGTATGGCGGCGCCGCGTATTTGATATATTTAGGGCTATCAGGGATCTTGCAAGCTAAATTTGATTTAACCAAAGAGTCACTAAAAAATCCAAATGTAACCAGTGGTAACTATTTCGTGCAGGGTTTTCTTTGTAATTTATTAAACCCGAAAACAATGCTGTTCTTTTTGAGTATATTTAGCCAGCTTGTTACTAGCGAAAATAGTGGCTCATTTATTATTTCGTATGGGCTGTATATGGTTTTATTACATGGTTTATGGTTTTTTTTGGTCGCAATGCTGGTTACATCGGATTACCTGCTGAAATATTTACAGCGTTTTAGTCAGCAAATTAATAGAGCTTGCGGTGCTGGCTTGATCGTTTTTGGCACATTACTCTCTTTTAGTAGCTAGTTGTTTTTGACCGGTAAGTGTAAGATTAAATTAATCATTGATAAGAGATCTGCTGAGAATGACCCTATTAGTTGTGGTGCCAGACCGTAATAATGAAAAATTAATCGCTAAACTTGAGCTGTTATTGCCTCAAGTCGATATTGTTGAGTGGCGAAATGGTCTGGACTGTGGTGATGTCGAATTTGTATTGGCCTGGAATCCGCCCGAGACGATTTGGGCTTCATTACCAAATTTAAAAGTTATAGCCTCTTATGGCGCCGGTGTTGACTCTTTAATCAAGCAGCGAAATTTACCCGCGGTTGCAGTTACCCGAATTGTTGATCCAAATTTAGCACAAAGTATGGCTGAGTATGTTTTACATGCGATTGGCTATTTTAAATTAAGGTTTAATCAATACGTAATAAATAAGTCTTCACAATACTGGAAATCACGGCGCGCCCATGCGGCTAAACGTGTGGGTATTTTGGGACTGGGTGAACTAGGTTTAGCGGTGGCTGCGCGATTAACTATTAATAATTATGAAGTTAGTGGCTGGAGTCGTTCGCAAAAAACAATCGATAATATTGAAACTTATAGTGGAACCAAAGGGTTAGATCAGATGTTGGTTTCGCTAGATTATTTAGTGTGCTTGTTGCCACTGACTTCAGACACTCAGGGGATTTTGGACGCTAAGTTATTTAATCAGTTACCTAAGGGAGCGGTAGTTATCAATGTCGCGCGCGGTGATCATTTAAATGAAGCAGACTTAATCACCGCGCTAAATACTGAGCAATTAAGTGGCGCGGCTCTCGATGTCTTTAGCACTGAGCCATTAGCACCGAATAATCCATTATGGCAACAGGCTAACGTGCTACTGACGCCACATGTTTCTGCGGTAACCAATGTTGATACGGCCTGTGGTCAAATAGCAGATAACTATTTAAGACTTAAACAGGGTGTGGCGCTTAAGCATGTGATTGATCGAAAGCTTGGTTATTGATAGCCAGCATACGTAACTGTTATCCCAGATATGCCTCATAACGGTGAATTTTTGGCTTGTCTGGTGATAACAATAAGTGGAAGGTGTGAGCAATAATAATCGGTAATCATGTCTCTTTATTGATGAGTTATAAGAAAAGTTAGTGGGTCATTGAGCAATATTACCCGCAATATACATTTGGCTGTTATTTGTTCTTTATGTGGTCTTTAATTGAACCGTTTGATTTGTAATTTCTATATGTAATCTTACCTGAGTTATTTCTTTTTTATCTAACTAAGCCGTTGCTCAATCTTGGTAGATCCCTTATTGTTATTAACATTAATACCGTATCATTATCTGTCTTATACGCTCTTGTTTGGTTAAATTACTGGGTGTTGTTTTAACAGATAGTTGCGGTTGTTGCACTAATGTTGCGGTTATCTGCTTGCGTTATCGCATTGAATTTTATTTAAAATAATAGCTTTGGTCAGACCAGAATGTTTAATTACTTTTTTGCTTGAAAAAGCTGGCTGACGAGGTATTTTGTAGCTCAAATTTACAGTAATTTTTAAGTGAAATTTTTCATTTAGACTAATGTTACTGCACTCTTGAATTCATTAACTGTTTGATCTGGGAAACTGCAATAGAATGGCTGATTTACGTCAACAAGCGCTTGATTATCATGCGTTACCAACTCCGGGTAAAATTAGCGTTGAGCTAACTAAGCCTGCGGAAACCGCTGAAGATTTATCTTTGGCTTATAGTCCAGGTGTCGCTGAACCTGTACGTGAAATCGCAAAAGATCCTGAAAATGCTTATAAATATACCGCCAAAGGCAACTTGGTTGCGGTAATAACCAACGGTACTGCGATTCTTGGTTTGGGTAATTTAGGCCCATTAGCTTCAAAGCCAGTAATGGAAGGTAAATCTCTGCTCTTTAAACGCTTTGCTAATATTGATTCAATTGATATTGAAGTGAAACACCGTACGGTTGAAGAGTTTGTCGATACGGTAGCTAACATCGCTGATACCTTCGGTGGCATTAACCTTGAAGATATCAAAGCGCCAGAATGTTTTGCAATTGAAAAAGCGTTAAAAGAACGTTGTTCAATTCCGGTTTTTCACGACGACCAGCATGGCACGGCTATTGTTACAGCTGCAGCGATGCTTAACGCGTTAGATATCCAAGGCAAAACGATTGAAAATTCAACCATTGTCTGTATGGGCGCTGGTGCAGCCGCTATTTCATGCATGGAGCTGTTGATCTCGTGTGGCGCAATGCGCGAAAAGATTTATATGCTGGATCGTAAAGGTGTTATTCACGCCAGTCGTGAAGATTTAAACGAATACAAACGTCGTTTTGCTAATAATACTGATAAACGTACGCTTGACGATGTCATTAATGGCGCTGATATTTTTGTTGGCGTTTCTGGTCCCAACGTCATTGAGCCTGAACAGATTAAGCTAATGGCAAAAAATCCTATTATTTTTGCCTGTTCTAACCCTGATCCAGAAATTAAACCAGAACTTGCACATGGTGCACGTAAAGATTTGATAATGGCCACTGGGCGTTCAGATTATCCAAACCAGGTTAATAACGTTTTATGTTTCCCTTTCATTTTCCGTGGTGCTCTAGATGTTCGTGCTTCAACCATTAACGAAGAAATGAAAGTTGCGGCGGTTCATGCCATCCGTAAAATTGCTAAAGAAGAAGTGCCAAAAGAAGTGTTAAAAGCGAGTGGTGTTAAAAAGCTAACTTTTGGTAAGGAATACATTATTCCAAAACCTATGGATCCACGTTTGCTAACACGGGTCTCTAAAGCCGTAGCGCAAGCGGCAATCGACTCTGGTGTGTCTCGCATTGATATGCCAGCGCGTTATATGGAAGATTAAACTCTCTAATTTAGTTTACTCATAAGGTGTATCAGTTTACTGGTGCACCTTTTTTATTGGGTGACAGGCAGGAACGATAGAGGCAATAAAAAGCCACCTGCTAGGGTGGCTTTTTATCATACCAATTGGTATCTGATAAAATTTACGTTAAGTTTCATCGTCTGTTTTATGCTTGTTTAACTCGGTACCAAGTTCTGCCATTAACTCAAGCGCTCTTGCGGGAATACGATCCGGCTGGCTTTTCGTTAAGTCCTCATCTTCAGGCAGGGGCTGTCCCGTGTAGGCATGTAAAAATGCTTCACATAACAACTCGCTGTTAGTGGCGTGGCGTAAGTTATTAACTTGGCGGCGCGTACGCTCATCCGTTAATATTTTTAATAACTTAAGCGGAACGGATACGGTCACTTTTTTGACCTGTTCATTCTTTTTGCCATGTTCGGCATAGGGACTGATATACTCACCATTCCAGATTGTCATGAATTTACCTTAAATTTTGAAGGGCTATTTTGAAAAACACTGCAGATTTTAAAGGCTATGCAGCAACAGTCAAATAACTTATGAAAATATTATCTATATAGACGTCTAAACATCTTGACGTCTCTAAATTGATCATCTAAATTGGCCATCTAGACATCTTTATAACTTAGCTGATCAAACAGTACAAGGGTTGTTGGTATTATTATGAAAAAATTTAACGCAGAAACGATTGCCGTCCGAGGTGGTATCGACACCGATACTCAGCATGGCGCGGTCGTTCCGCCGATATATTTGTCGAGCAATTATACGTTTAAAGGCTTTAATCAGCCACGCGAATATGACTATGCGCGTCGTGGAAACCCTACTCGTAGCCAATTAGCGCAAACATTAGCTGATCTGGAAGGCGGAGCATTCGGAGTCATGACTTGTACTGGTTTGGCGGCAATAACGACAGTTATCCAGCTACTAACCCCAGAAGACACCTTGGTTATTCCACACGACTGTTATGGCGGCAGCTATCGAATGTTCGATCATTTGGCCCGCCGTGGTTTGTTTAAGTTGATAGTGGTTGATCAAAATGATCAAAGCGCGCTGACGAAGGCTATTGCGACTCAACCAAAAATGTTATGGATTGAAACGCCGAGCAACCCATTACTGCGCTTAGTTGATATTAAACAGTTAGCAGCCCAAGCTAAAGCCGTTGGTGCGTTAGTGGTGGTTGATAACACCTTTCTTACGCCGATGTTACAGCAACCATTAGCATTAGGCGCTGACATCGTAATTCATTCGTGTACCAAATACATTAATGGCCATAGCGATGTTGTTGCTGGCGCTATTATCACTAAAGATCACCAACTGGGTGTTGATCTGGATTGGTGGGCGAACTGTATTGGGGTCACCGGAGGTGCATTCGACAGTTATTTGGCCATGCGTGGTTTACGCACGTTAGCGGTTAGAATGCGTCAGCATCAGGAAAGCGCAGCGACGATTGTTGCGTTCTTAAATAGTCACCCAGCAGTGAGTCATGTTTATTACCCTGGCTTGGTTGATCACCCGCACCATGAGCTGGCTAAAAAGCAACAATCTGGTTTTGGCGCAATGCTTAGTTTTGAACTGGTTGGTGGTATTGAACAAGTTGAGACTCTCATTAATGAAGTGTCTTTGTTTTGTTTGGCCGAGAGCTTGGGCGGAGTTGAGAGCTTAATCGCTCATCCGGCGACGATGACTCATGCCGGTATGGAACCTGCGGCACAAATTGAGGCCGGTATTGGCCAAAGCTTATTCCGTTTGTCGGTTGGGCTCGAGTCAGTTGAAGATTTAATCGCAGACTTGTCAGGCAGCTTAGATAGCGTATTGGCTAGCATATAAATTAGTTGGGTCACCGACCAAATGGATAGGATATTTTGATGACAGCAGCAGCACCACAACAATCATTGGCGTTACATAAATTTGGCGGCAGTAGTTTAGCCGATCCGCAATGTTATTTACGGGTTGCAAATTTATTGCTGACCCATAGTAATCCTGCCGATTTAGTCGTGGTGTCTGCGGCCGGAAAAACCACCAACAAGCTGATTAAGTTACATGAATTTGCTCGTTCTGGTAAAGACTATCAGGTGCTGTTGCTGCAGTTAGCTCAATATCAACGCCGTTTGATCGAACAGTTGTTACAACAGCCAGCCGCGGTACTTGAGCTGTTTAATGTAGAGCTCGCTCACTTGGAGCACCAGCTGGCAGAAGCTGGTGATAATGCCAGTGCAACGGTTGCTTGCGGTGAGGTTTGGTCATCTCGATTGCTGGCAGCGTTACTTAATCAATTAGGTCGCGCGAGTATCGCATTAGATGCGCGTGACTTCTTAGTCGGCCGAGGACAAGTTACGCCTATTATCGACGAAGCACTGTCGACAGCAAACTTATTAACATTGAACCTGCCAACGCAGGGACAGCAACGAGTTATCACCGGTTTTATTTGCAGCGATGGCCGTGGTGAAACGTTATTGCTTGGTCGTAACGGCAGCGATTACAGCGCCACCTTAATTGCTAAGTTAGCTGGCGCTAATGAAGTTAATATTTGGACTGATGTCGCGGGGGTTTTTAGCGCTGATCCCAATTTAATTCATGAAGCACGCCTGATTGAGCAATTAAGTCTCGCTGAGGCTGAAGAGTTGGCCCGCATTGGCAACCCTGTGCTGCATCGCCGAACCTTGCAACCGCTGGCCAAAGATAAAATTGCACTACGGGTACGCAGTAGTTTTGATCCTGATTCTGCCTTCACCGAAATTGGTAAGCGACTGGGACATGTCGGCGATTGTATTATCAATGGCATGACAGAGGTTGAGTTGTATCTATTGCCTGATAATGCGTTATCACAACAGTTGGTTGCAGCGCTGCCCGAGCAAGGGTTTTTTCCTTTAGTGACGAGCCGCCATGGTCACGATATTTTATTGGGCCTGAGTTTAGAAGCGGCACCTGCCTTTGAGGCGCTGCTTGCTCAAGACCAAAACATTGAGTGGGCTAAGCACAGCGACTGCGGCTTAATTTCGTTGCTTGATGCTGGTGTTTCTTGGTATCGAAAACTCTTTAATAAACTCTTCAATAAAGAGTCGGCATGGCCGATTGTTTTGTCGGATAACGGCTTAAGCCTTAGCGCGATTGTACCGTCAAAGCGGGTTAGTTTATTGACGTATATGTTGCACCATCGCATTTATAGCCCCAGCAAACGCATTGGCGTGGTTTTGTTGGGGGCTGGCAATATTGGTCGCTGTTGGTTGGAATTGTTCAAGCAGCAGCAATCGGTATTGGCGCTGCGTTTTAATGTCAAATTACCCTTGGTGGCGGTGGTTGGTTCGAGCAAAGCGTTAATTGACTTCTCGGGCATTAACCCGGCGAGCTGGGCTGAGCAATATCAACAGCGCAGTCAGGCTTTGGGTAAAGATGGTCTGCTTAGCGCGCTAGCCGATCATGGCCTAGATGAATTGATTATGCTTGATATTACGGCCGATCAAACGCTGTCAGACAGCTA from Gammaproteobacteria bacterium carries:
- a CDS encoding LysE family transporter is translated as MEFISLGILGLLIVISPGADFVLVFKNSLSQGRKAGVLTAIGIASGVCIHVGYSIIGIGHFISQNDLLFNLVKYGGAAYLIYLGLSGILQAKFDLTKESLKNPNVTSGNYFVQGFLCNLLNPKTMLFFLSIFSQLVTSENSGSFIISYGLYMVLLHGLWFFLVAMLVTSDYLLKYLQRFSQQINRACGAGLIVFGTLLSFSS
- a CDS encoding glyoxylate/hydroxypyruvate reductase A, giving the protein MTLLVVVPDRNNEKLIAKLELLLPQVDIVEWRNGLDCGDVEFVLAWNPPETIWASLPNLKVIASYGAGVDSLIKQRNLPAVAVTRIVDPNLAQSMAEYVLHAIGYFKLRFNQYVINKSSQYWKSRRAHAAKRVGILGLGELGLAVAARLTINNYEVSGWSRSQKTIDNIETYSGTKGLDQMLVSLDYLVCLLPLTSDTQGILDAKLFNQLPKGAVVINVARGDHLNEADLITALNTEQLSGAALDVFSTEPLAPNNPLWQQANVLLTPHVSAVTNVDTACGQIADNYLRLKQGVALKHVIDRKLGY
- a CDS encoding malate dehydrogenase produces the protein MADLRQQALDYHALPTPGKISVELTKPAETAEDLSLAYSPGVAEPVREIAKDPENAYKYTAKGNLVAVITNGTAILGLGNLGPLASKPVMEGKSLLFKRFANIDSIDIEVKHRTVEEFVDTVANIADTFGGINLEDIKAPECFAIEKALKERCSIPVFHDDQHGTAIVTAAAMLNALDIQGKTIENSTIVCMGAGAAAISCMELLISCGAMREKIYMLDRKGVIHASREDLNEYKRRFANNTDKRTLDDVINGADIFVGVSGPNVIEPEQIKLMAKNPIIFACSNPDPEIKPELAHGARKDLIMATGRSDYPNQVNNVLCFPFIFRGALDVRASTINEEMKVAAVHAIRKIAKEEVPKEVLKASGVKKLTFGKEYIIPKPMDPRLLTRVSKAVAQAAIDSGVSRIDMPARYMED
- the metJ gene encoding met regulon transcriptional regulator MetJ; the protein is MTIWNGEYISPYAEHGKKNEQVKKVTVSVPLKLLKILTDERTRRQVNNLRHATNSELLCEAFLHAYTGQPLPEDEDLTKSQPDRIPARALELMAELGTELNKHKTDDET
- the metB gene encoding cystathionine gamma-synthase, translating into MKKFNAETIAVRGGIDTDTQHGAVVPPIYLSSNYTFKGFNQPREYDYARRGNPTRSQLAQTLADLEGGAFGVMTCTGLAAITTVIQLLTPEDTLVIPHDCYGGSYRMFDHLARRGLFKLIVVDQNDQSALTKAIATQPKMLWIETPSNPLLRLVDIKQLAAQAKAVGALVVVDNTFLTPMLQQPLALGADIVIHSCTKYINGHSDVVAGAIITKDHQLGVDLDWWANCIGVTGGAFDSYLAMRGLRTLAVRMRQHQESAATIVAFLNSHPAVSHVYYPGLVDHPHHELAKKQQSGFGAMLSFELVGGIEQVETLINEVSLFCLAESLGGVESLIAHPATMTHAGMEPAAQIEAGIGQSLFRLSVGLESVEDLIADLSGSLDSVLASI
- the metL gene encoding bifunctional aspartate kinase/homoserine dehydrogenase II gives rise to the protein MTAAAPQQSLALHKFGGSSLADPQCYLRVANLLLTHSNPADLVVVSAAGKTTNKLIKLHEFARSGKDYQVLLLQLAQYQRRLIEQLLQQPAAVLELFNVELAHLEHQLAEAGDNASATVACGEVWSSRLLAALLNQLGRASIALDARDFLVGRGQVTPIIDEALSTANLLTLNLPTQGQQRVITGFICSDGRGETLLLGRNGSDYSATLIAKLAGANEVNIWTDVAGVFSADPNLIHEARLIEQLSLAEAEELARIGNPVLHRRTLQPLAKDKIALRVRSSFDPDSAFTEIGKRLGHVGDCIINGMTEVELYLLPDNALSQQLVAALPEQGFFPLVTSRHGHDILLGLSLEAAPAFEALLAQDQNIEWAKHSDCGLISLLDAGVSWYRKLFNKLFNKESAWPIVLSDNGLSLSAIVPSKRVSLLTYMLHHRIYSPSKRIGVVLLGAGNIGRCWLELFKQQQSVLALRFNVKLPLVAVVGSSKALIDFSGINPASWAEQYQQRSQALGKDGLLSALADHGLDELIMLDITADQTLSDSYSDILSNSYHLISANKLAGSSESRYYNQIKANALSNNCKWLYNASVGAGLPVLHAINDLRQSGDQIQSISGVFSGTLSWLFEHYDDSEAFSSLLLRARDLGITEPDPRDDLSGKDKQRKLLILAREAGFELELADIELRSMVPEQLAAVSLNEFISRASELDPILSSLYQTAKANDCVIRYVAKLEVVQGKVQASVGLEQLSNEHPCATLTPSDNIFVMTSQWYQANPLIIRGPGAGREVTAAAVQSDLFNLVKAIA